One Verrucomicrobiia bacterium DNA window includes the following coding sequences:
- a CDS encoding class I SAM-dependent RNA methyltransferase translates to MTASAQAGAASGVPPLTSGQRIEVEVEDLAFGGEGVARCQDFVVFIPFVIPGERVRVEVVEVKKNFARARLLEVMAPSPARVAPPCPYFGDCGGCQYQHIQYARQLELKHKQVMDLLERIGGVTRAQVEPVAACPQPYGYRNRIMVRSQWNKQAQRLVLGYLGADNRRVVDVEQCLIADPRLNEQLLEARRHPPPRGGLKVVLRLEPEGWEVPPDSFFQTNFHALPLLVEAVRRCLQEGGAEYLVDAYCGVGFFALSCADLVQHFLGVEVDVAAVRAARRNARQRDIRNGEFFAARTEDLLPDILLRYAPERTAVVLDPPRTGCPAPSLELLRRQRVRQIIYISCHPAALARDLNILCAGGVYELVRVRPVDMFPQTQHVECVADLRWRGGGG, encoded by the coding sequence ATGACGGCATCGGCCCAGGCTGGCGCGGCCAGTGGTGTGCCACCTCTCACCTCCGGTCAGCGGATCGAGGTGGAGGTGGAGGATCTCGCCTTTGGGGGGGAAGGCGTGGCGCGCTGTCAGGATTTCGTGGTGTTCATCCCGTTCGTCATTCCCGGAGAGCGGGTGCGGGTGGAGGTGGTGGAGGTGAAAAAGAACTTCGCGCGCGCCCGTTTGCTCGAGGTGATGGCGCCTTCGCCTGCACGGGTGGCGCCTCCGTGTCCTTACTTTGGAGATTGCGGTGGCTGCCAGTATCAACACATCCAATACGCGCGGCAGTTGGAGCTGAAACACAAGCAGGTGATGGATTTGCTGGAGCGGATTGGGGGGGTGACCCGTGCGCAGGTGGAGCCGGTGGCTGCGTGTCCGCAGCCTTACGGTTATCGGAACCGGATCATGGTGCGCAGCCAGTGGAACAAACAGGCGCAACGGCTGGTGCTGGGGTATCTGGGGGCGGACAACCGGCGGGTGGTGGACGTGGAGCAGTGTCTGATCGCAGATCCACGTTTGAATGAGCAATTGCTGGAGGCCCGCCGCCATCCGCCGCCGCGAGGGGGGCTGAAAGTGGTGCTGCGGCTGGAGCCGGAAGGCTGGGAGGTGCCGCCGGACAGTTTCTTTCAAACCAATTTTCATGCCCTGCCGCTGCTGGTGGAGGCGGTGCGGCGGTGTTTGCAGGAGGGGGGCGCAGAGTATCTGGTGGATGCCTATTGCGGGGTGGGCTTTTTTGCGCTGTCGTGTGCGGACCTGGTCCAACATTTTCTGGGGGTGGAGGTGGATGTGGCGGCGGTGCGTGCCGCGCGGCGCAACGCCCGGCAACGGGACATCCGGAATGGTGAATTTTTCGCGGCGCGGACGGAGGACTTGTTGCCTGATATTCTCCTGCGTTACGCGCCGGAGCGGACGGCGGTGGTGCTGGATCCGCCGCGCACGGGGTGTCCGGCGCCCAGTTTGGAGCTCTTGCGCCGGCAGCGGGTGCGGCAGATTATCTACATCTCGTGCCATCCGGCTGCGCTGGCGCGGGATTTGAACATCCTGTGTGCCGGGGGTGTCTATGAGTTGGTGCGGGTGCGGCCGGTGGATATGTTTCCTCAAACCCAACACGTGGAATGTGTGGCCGATTTGCGCTGGCGCGGCGGGGGCGGGTGA